The following proteins are encoded in a genomic region of Streptococcus gwangjuense:
- the glpO gene encoding type 1 glycerol-3-phosphate oxidase encodes MEFSKKTRELSIQKMQERTLDLLIIGGGITGAGVALQAAASGLDTGLIEMQDFAEGTSSRSTKLVHGGLRYLKQFDVEVVSDTVSERAVVQQIAPHIPKPDPMLLPVYDEDGATFSLFRLKVAMDLYDLLAGVNNTPAANKVLSKEEVLERQPNLKKEGLVGGGVYLDFRNNDARLVIENIKRANQDGALIANHVKAEGFLFDESGKITGVVARDLFTDQVFEIKARLVINTTGPWSDKVRNLSNKGTQFSQMRPTKGVHLVVDSSKIKVSQPVYFDTGLGDGRMVFVLPRENKTYFGTTDTDYTGDLEHPKVTQEDVDYLLGIVNNRFPEANITIDDIESSWAGLRPLIAGNSASDYNGGNNGTISDESFNNLIATVESYLSKEKTREDVESAVSKLESSTSEKHLDPSAVSRGSSLDRDDNGLLTLAGGKITDYRKMAEGAMERVVDILKAEFDRSFKLINSKTYPVSGGELNPANVDSEIEAFAQLGVSRGLDSKEAHYLANLYGSNAPKVFALAHSLEQAPGLSLADTLSLHYAMRNELALSPVDFLLRRTNHMLFMRDSLDSIVEPVLDEMGRFYDWSEEEKVAYRADVEAALANNDLAELKN; translated from the coding sequence ATGGAATTTTCAAAGAAAACACGTGAATTATCAATTCAAAAAATGCAGGAACGTACCTTGGACCTCTTGATTATCGGTGGAGGAATCACTGGTGCTGGTGTAGCTTTGCAGGCTGCAGCCAGTGGTCTAGATACTGGTTTGATTGAAATGCAAGACTTTGCAGAAGGAACATCCAGCCGTTCAACTAAATTGGTTCACGGAGGACTACGTTACCTTAAGCAATTTGATGTAGAAGTGGTATCAGACACAGTTTCTGAACGTGCAGTGGTTCAACAAATCGCACCACATATTCCAAAACCAGATCCAATGCTCTTGCCAGTTTACGATGAAGATGGAGCGACCTTTAGCCTCTTCCGTCTCAAAGTAGCCATGGACTTGTACGACCTTTTGGCAGGAGTTAACAACACACCAGCTGCTAACAAGGTCTTGAGCAAGGAAGAAGTTTTGGAACGCCAGCCAAACTTGAAGAAAGAAGGTTTGGTAGGAGGTGGGGTTTATCTTGACTTCCGTAACAACGATGCACGTCTCGTGATTGAAAACATCAAACGTGCCAACCAAGACGGTGCCCTCATTGCTAACCACGTGAAGGCAGAAGGCTTCCTCTTTGACGAAAGTGGCAAGATTACAGGTGTTGTAGCTCGTGATCTCTTTACAGACCAAGTCTTTGAAATCAAGGCTCGTCTGGTTATCAATACAACAGGTCCTTGGAGCGACAAGGTGCGCAATTTGTCTAATAAGGGAACACAATTCTCACAAATGCGTCCAACTAAGGGAGTTCACTTGGTAGTGGATTCAAGCAAAATCAAGGTTTCACAACCAGTTTACTTTGATACAGGTTTGGGTGACGGTCGTATGGTCTTTGTTCTCCCACGTGAAAACAAGACTTACTTTGGGACAACTGATACAGACTACACAGGTGATTTGGAACATCCAAAAGTAACTCAGGAAGATGTAGATTACCTACTTGGCATTGTCAACAACCGCTTCCCAGAAGCCAACATCACCATTGATGATATCGAAAGTAGCTGGGCAGGTCTTCGTCCATTGATCGCAGGCAATAGCGCTTCTGACTACAATGGAGGAAATAACGGAACCATCAGTGATGAAAGCTTTAACAACTTGATTGCTACTGTTGAATCTTATCTCTCTAAAGAAAAAACGCGTGAAGATGTTGAGTCTGCTGTCAGCAAGCTTGAAAGCAGTACCTCTGAGAAACATTTGGATCCATCTGCAGTTTCACGTGGTTCGAGCTTGGACCGTGATGACAATGGCCTTTTGACCCTTGCTGGTGGTAAAATCACAGACTACCGTAAGATGGCTGAAGGAGCTATGGAGCGCGTGGTTGACATTCTCAAAGCAGAATTTGACCGTAGCTTTAAACTCATCAATTCTAAGACTTACCCTGTTTCAGGTGGGGAATTGAACCCAGCAAATGTGGACTCGGAAATCGAAGCCTTTGCGCAACTTGGAGTGTCACGTGGTTTGGATAGCAAGGAAGCTCATTACCTAGCAAATCTTTACGGTTCAAATGCACCGAAGGTCTTTGCTCTTGCTCATAGTTTGGAACAAGCGCCAGGACTCAGTTTGGCAGACACTTTGTCACTTCACTATGCAATGCGCAATGAGTTGGCTCTGAGCCCAGTTGACTTCCTCCTTCGTCGTACCAATCACATGCTCTTTATGCGTGATAGTTTGGATAGCATCGTTGAGCCAGTTTTGGATGAAATGGGACGATTCTATGACTGGTCAGAAGAGGAAAAAGTAGCCTACCGTGCGGATGTCGAAGCGGCTCTCGCTAACAACGATTTAGCAGAATTAAAAAATTAA
- the glpK gene encoding glycerol kinase GlpK, translating into MSQEKYIMAIDQGTTSSRAIIFNKKGEKVSSSQKEFTQIFPQAGWVEHNANEIWNSVQSVIAGAFIESGVKPNQIEAIGITNQRETTVVWDKKTGLPIYNAIVWQSRQTAPLAEQLKSQGYVEKFHEKTGLIIDAYFSATKVRWILDHVEGAQERAEKGELLFGTIDTWLVWKLTDGAAHVTDYSNAARTMLYNIKELKWDDEILEILNIPKAMLPEVRSNSEIYGKTAPFHFYGGEVPISGMAGDQQAALFGQLAFEPGMVKNTYGTGSFIIMNTGEEMQLSENNLLTTIGYGINGKVYYALEGSIFIAGSAIQWLRDGLRMVENSPESEKYARDSHNNDEVYVVPAFTGLGAPYWNQNARGSVFGLTRGTTKEDFIKATLQSIAYQVRDIIDTMQVDAQTAIQVLKVDGGAAMNNFLMQFQADILGIDIARAKNLETTALGAAFLAGLSVGYWKDLDELKLLNETGELFEPSMNESRKEQLYKGWKKAVKATQVFAEVDD; encoded by the coding sequence ATGTCACAAGAAAAATACATCATGGCTATTGACCAGGGAACTACAAGTTCTCGTGCCATCATTTTCAACAAAAAGGGGGAAAAGGTTAGCTCGAGTCAAAAAGAGTTTACTCAGATTTTCCCTCAGGCAGGTTGGGTAGAGCACAATGCCAATGAAATTTGGAACTCTGTTCAGTCAGTTATTGCGGGTGCTTTCATCGAAAGTGGTGTCAAGCCAAATCAAATCGAAGCAATCGGAATTACCAACCAGCGTGAAACAACTGTCGTCTGGGATAAGAAAACAGGGCTCCCTATCTACAACGCTATCGTTTGGCAATCACGCCAGACAGCACCTCTGGCTGAACAACTAAAAAGTCAAGGTTACGTGGAAAAATTCCATGAAAAGACTGGTTTGATCATCGATGCTTACTTCTCTGCTACCAAGGTTCGTTGGATTTTGGACCATGTAGAAGGCGCTCAAGAGCGAGCAGAAAAAGGGGAATTACTCTTTGGTACTATTGACACTTGGTTGGTTTGGAAATTGACTGACGGTGCGGCTCACGTGACCGACTACTCAAATGCAGCCCGTACCATGCTTTATAACATTAAAGAACTCAAATGGGATGATGAGATTTTGGAAATCCTCAACATTCCTAAGGCTATGCTACCAGAAGTTCGTTCTAACTCTGAAATCTACGGTAAGACAGCGCCATTCCATTTCTACGGTGGAGAAGTGCCAATCTCAGGTATGGCTGGTGACCAACAGGCAGCCCTCTTTGGACAGTTGGCCTTTGAACCAGGTATGGTTAAAAATACTTACGGAACAGGTTCTTTCATCATCATGAATACTGGGGAAGAGATGCAGTTGTCTGAGAACAATCTTTTGACAACCATTGGTTACGGTATCAATGGCAAGGTTTACTATGCCTTGGAAGGTTCTATCTTCATCGCAGGAAGCGCCATTCAGTGGCTTCGTGACGGTCTTCGCATGGTTGAAAATTCACCAGAATCTGAAAAATACGCTCGTGATTCTCACAACAACGATGAAGTTTATGTTGTTCCAGCCTTTACAGGTCTAGGAGCTCCATACTGGAACCAAAACGCTCGCGGTTCTGTATTTGGCTTAACTCGTGGAACAACTAAAGAAGACTTTATCAAGGCGACTTTGCAATCTATTGCTTATCAAGTACGTGACATCATCGACACCATGCAAGTGGATGCTCAGACAGCTATCCAGGTCTTGAAAGTAGACGGTGGTGCGGCTATGAACAACTTCCTCATGCAGTTCCAAGCTGACATTTTGGGAATCGACATCGCACGCGCCAAAAACTTGGAAACAACAGCTCTAGGGGCAGCCTTCCTAGCAGGTTTGTCAGTAGGTTACTGGAAAGACTTGGATGAGTTGAAACTCTTGAACGAGACAGGAGAACTCTTTGAACCATCTATGAACGAATCTCGCAAGGAACAACTCTACAAGGGCTGGAAGAAGGCTGTAAAAGCAACCCAAGTCTTTGCGGAAGTAGACGACTAA
- a CDS encoding NUDIX domain-containing protein encodes MTDTMIPAGMTEKEYFEIHASQEEFLDWYYKQELPQYEKPSVTVDMVAYCFVEGKIKLLLIRRKAHPYQNCLALVGGFMDKGEDAAHACQREVREEVNLDLPLEKIEQLMTVSTPGRDPRGWTVTIAHLVYLPSRALELVQAGDDAKDVVFVDVDFQTGKCFLKGVELEEQAFAFDHYAIIQESIKRIQGRLDWNPTFLYLLEEEFTVYEGTELVNLINPGRPIVSNNFLVKYGEYVEEVGLKRVPKKKPRKTYRLK; translated from the coding sequence ATGACTGACACGATGATTCCAGCTGGGATGACAGAAAAAGAATATTTTGAAATTCATGCCAGTCAGGAAGAATTTTTAGACTGGTACTACAAGCAAGAACTCCCTCAATACGAAAAACCAAGTGTGACGGTGGATATGGTAGCATATTGCTTTGTAGAAGGAAAAATCAAGCTTTTATTAATTCGTCGCAAGGCTCATCCATATCAAAATTGTTTGGCCTTAGTTGGAGGATTTATGGACAAGGGCGAAGATGCTGCGCATGCCTGTCAGCGCGAGGTGAGAGAAGAAGTCAATCTCGATCTTCCTTTGGAAAAAATCGAGCAATTGATGACCGTATCGACCCCCGGCCGTGACCCACGGGGCTGGACAGTGACCATTGCCCACTTGGTTTATCTGCCTAGTCGTGCATTAGAACTTGTTCAAGCAGGAGACGATGCCAAGGATGTCGTTTTCGTAGATGTCGATTTTCAGACAGGCAAGTGCTTCTTAAAGGGAGTAGAGTTGGAGGAGCAAGCCTTCGCTTTTGACCATTATGCCATTATCCAAGAATCCATCAAACGAATCCAAGGCCGTCTCGACTGGAATCCGACCTTCCTTTATCTGCTGGAGGAGGAGTTCACTGTCTACGAAGGAACTGAACTGGTCAATCTTATCAACCCCGGTCGTCCAATCGTCAGCAATAACTTTCTCGTAAAATACGGAGAATATGTAGAAGAAGTCGGACTCAAACGAGTGCCTAAAAAGAAACCAAGAAAAACCTATCGATTGAAATAA
- a CDS encoding MIP/aquaporin family protein yields the protein MMNELFGEFLGTLILILLGNGVVAGVVLPKTKSNSSGWIVITMGWGIAVAVAVFVSGKLSPAHLNPAVTIGVALKGDLPWASVFPYILAQFAGAMLGQILVWLQFKPHYEAEENAGNILATFSTGPAIKDTVSNLISEILGTFVLVLTIFALGLYDLQAGIGTFAVGTLIVGIGLSLGGTTGYALNPARDLGPRIMHSILPISNKGDGDWSYAWIPVVGPVIGAALAVLVFSLF from the coding sequence ATGATGAATGAATTATTTGGAGAGTTTTTAGGGACTTTAATCCTGATTCTTCTAGGAAATGGTGTTGTTGCAGGTGTGGTTCTTCCAAAAACTAAGAGCAACAGTTCAGGTTGGATTGTGATTACTATGGGTTGGGGGATTGCAGTTGCGGTTGCAGTCTTTGTATCTGGCAAGCTCAGTCCAGCTCATTTAAACCCAGCTGTGACAATTGGTGTAGCTTTAAAAGGTGACTTGCCTTGGGCTTCCGTTTTTCCTTACATCCTAGCTCAGTTTGCAGGGGCTATGCTCGGTCAGATTTTGGTTTGGTTGCAATTCAAACCTCACTATGAGGCAGAAGAAAATGCAGGAAATATTTTGGCTACTTTCAGCACAGGACCAGCTATCAAAGATACTGTATCAAACTTGATCAGCGAAATCCTTGGCACCTTTGTATTGGTATTGACAATCTTTGCTTTGGGACTTTATGACCTTCAAGCAGGTATCGGAACCTTTGCAGTGGGAACCTTGATTGTTGGTATTGGTCTATCACTAGGTGGGACAACAGGTTATGCCTTGAACCCAGCTCGTGACCTTGGACCTCGTATCATGCACAGTATCCTTCCAATTTCAAACAAGGGAGACGGAGACTGGTCTTATGCCTGGATTCCTGTTGTGGGACCTGTTATTGGTGCAGCTTTGGCTGTGCTTGTATTCTCACTTTTCTAA
- the hslO gene encoding Hsp33 family molecular chaperone HslO, translating to MDKIIKTISESGAFRAFVLDSTETVRTAQEKHQTQASSTVALGRTLIASQILAANEKGNTKLTVKVLGSSSLGAIITVADTKGNVKGYVQNSGVDIKKTATGEVLVGPFVGNGQFLVITDYGTGNPYNSMTPLISGEIGEDLAFYLTESQQTPSAVGLNVLLDEEDKVKVAGGFLVQVLPGAKEEEIARFEKRIQEMPAISTLLESEDHIEALLKAIYGDEAYKRLSEEEIRFQCDCSHERFMNALASLPSSDLQEMKEEDHGAEITCQFCQTTYNFDENDLEELIRDKS from the coding sequence ATGGATAAAATTATTAAAACAATATCAGAAAGCGGAGCCTTTCGTGCTTTTGTCCTTGATAGCACAGAAACCGTCCGCACTGCTCAAGAAAAACACCAAACCCAAGCTAGCTCAACTGTAGCGCTTGGTCGAACTCTTATCGCTAGCCAGATTCTCGCAGCCAATGAAAAAGGAAATACCAAACTAACAGTGAAGGTACTGGGATCTAGCTCTCTAGGTGCTATTATCACCGTCGCTGATACCAAGGGGAATGTCAAAGGCTATGTTCAAAATTCTGGTGTTGACATCAAAAAGACTGCAACTGGTGAAGTCCTAGTTGGACCTTTTGTCGGCAATGGCCAATTCCTCGTTATCACAGACTACGGTACTGGAAATCCTTACAACTCTATGACTCCCCTCATTTCTGGGGAAATCGGTGAAGACCTTGCCTTTTACCTGACTGAAAGCCAACAAACACCTTCAGCAGTCGGCCTCAATGTCCTTTTGGATGAGGAAGACAAGGTCAAGGTTGCAGGTGGTTTCCTAGTCCAAGTCTTACCAGGAGCCAAGGAAGAAGAGATTGCCCGTTTTGAGAAACGCATCCAAGAAATGCCAGCTATCTCTACCCTTCTCGAAAGTGAAGACCATATCGAAGCCCTCCTCAAAGCAATCTACGGTGACGAGGCCTACAAGCGTCTTTCTGAAGAAGAAATCCGTTTCCAATGTGACTGTAGCCATGAACGCTTTATGAATGCTCTTGCTAGCCTTCCAAGCTCAGACTTACAGGAAATGAAAGAGGAAGACCATGGGGCAGAAATCACTTGTCAATTCTGCCAAACAACTTATAACTTTGATGAAAACGACCTGGAGGAACTCATTCGTGACAAATCTTAA
- the dusB gene encoding tRNA dihydrouridine synthase DusB has protein sequence MTNLNTPFMIGNVEIPNRTVLAPMAGVTNSAFRTIAKELGAGLVVMEMVSDKGIQYNNEKTLHMLHIDEGENPVSIQLFGSDEDSLARAAEFIQENTKTDIVDINMGCPVNKIVKNEAGAMWLKDPDKIYSIINKVQSVLDIPLTVKMRTGWADPSLAVENALAAEAAGVSALAMHGRTREQMYTGHADLETLHKVAQALTKIPFIANGDIRTVQEAKQRIEEVGADAVMIGRAAMGNPYLFNQINHYFETGEILPDLTFEDKMKIAYEHLKRLINLKGENVAVREFRGLAPHYLRGTSGAAKLRGAISQASTLTEIEALLQLDKA, from the coding sequence GTGACAAATCTTAATACACCCTTTATGATTGGCAATGTTGAGATTCCCAATCGTACCGTTTTAGCACCCATGGCTGGCGTGACCAACTCAGCCTTTCGTACTATTGCAAAAGAGCTCGGAGCTGGACTCGTTGTCATGGAAATGGTCTCTGACAAGGGCATCCAATACAACAACGAAAAAACCCTGCACATGCTTCATATCGATGAAGGCGAAAACCCTGTTTCTATCCAACTTTTTGGTAGTGATGAAGACAGCCTAGCACGCGCAGCAGAATTCATCCAAGAAAACACCAAAACCGATATCGTGGATATCAACATGGGCTGTCCAGTTAACAAAATCGTGAAGAACGAAGCTGGCGCTATGTGGCTCAAGGACCCAGATAAGATTTACTCTATCATCAACAAGGTCCAATCTGTCCTTGATATCCCACTTACTGTCAAAATGCGAACAGGCTGGGCTGACCCGTCTCTTGCAGTAGAAAATGCCCTCGCTGCTGAAGCTGCAGGTGTTTCTGCCCTCGCTATGCATGGCCGTACCCGTGAACAAATGTACACAGGCCACGCAGACCTTGAGACCCTTCATAAGGTTGCCCAGGCCCTCACCAAGATTCCATTTATCGCTAACGGTGACATTCGTACGGTTCAAGAAGCCAAACAACGTATCGAAGAAGTCGGTGCTGACGCAGTCATGATTGGCCGCGCTGCTATGGGAAATCCCTACCTCTTCAACCAAATCAACCATTACTTTGAAACAGGAGAAATCCTCCCTGATTTGACCTTTGAAGACAAGATGAAAATCGCCTACGAACACTTGAAACGTTTGATTAACCTCAAAGGGGAAAACGTAGCAGTTCGTGAATTTCGTGGTCTCGCTCCTCACTACCTCCGTGGAACATCTGGCGCAGCCAAACTCCGTGGAGCCATTTCACAAGCTAGCACTCTGACAGAGATTGAGGCTCTCTTGCAGTTGGATAAGGCATAA
- the dltB gene encoding D-alanyl-lipoteichoic acid biosynthesis protein DltB, with protein sequence MNYFEGNEFFLLLFVVLLIGFVVNFFEKRKDYYILVLSLLFAGAIYGKSRAMIIYLLAFVIYQYFLVFLAQSIEVKRMKPLIFLSIFPLVINKVFALTSLHLLAFIGISYMSFKTIQIMLEISDGLIKEKISIKDYLQFLLFFPTVSAGPIDRSRRFLKEINEVMPRKEYLELAGDGVYRIVLGLLYKVVLSTYVYQMILALSNTGTVVYSIKYMYLYTLYLFFDFAGYSLMAVGSSNILGIQTPMNFNKPFLSVDIKDFWTRWHITLSTWLRDFVFSRVLMQVIRKKWFKNRLHNATYAYMVNMLVMGFWHGLSVSYIVYGFYHGVLMAGFEVYQKKSTFYKKNKNKNWYKLLSWFVTMNLVMIGFFIFSGEPYKILLTILKR encoded by the coding sequence ATGAATTATTTCGAGGGGAATGAGTTTTTCCTTCTTTTGTTTGTAGTTTTACTAATTGGTTTTGTAGTAAACTTTTTTGAAAAACGTAAGGACTACTATATTTTGGTGCTCTCCCTCTTATTTGCAGGAGCTATTTATGGCAAGAGTAGAGCAATGATTATCTATTTACTCGCCTTTGTCATTTATCAATATTTTCTAGTTTTTCTAGCACAGAGTATAGAAGTAAAGCGGATGAAACCTCTGATTTTCCTTTCTATTTTTCCTTTGGTGATTAATAAAGTCTTTGCCCTGACTTCTCTGCATTTGTTGGCCTTTATTGGAATTTCTTACATGTCCTTTAAGACTATTCAGATCATGCTGGAGATATCGGATGGCTTGATTAAAGAAAAGATTAGCATAAAAGACTACCTGCAATTTTTACTTTTTTTCCCTACAGTTAGTGCTGGTCCGATTGATCGGAGTAGGAGATTTTTAAAAGAGATAAACGAGGTCATGCCTCGAAAAGAGTATCTAGAGTTAGCAGGGGACGGTGTGTATCGTATCGTTTTAGGTCTACTTTACAAGGTTGTTTTGTCAACCTATGTGTACCAGATGATACTCGCTCTAAGCAATACTGGTACAGTCGTTTACTCAATCAAGTATATGTACCTCTATACCTTGTATCTGTTCTTCGACTTTGCAGGCTATAGTCTAATGGCTGTCGGAAGTAGTAACATTCTAGGTATTCAGACACCGATGAACTTTAACAAACCTTTCTTGAGTGTCGATATCAAGGATTTCTGGACCAGATGGCATATCACTTTGTCGACCTGGTTGAGAGATTTTGTATTTTCAAGAGTATTGATGCAGGTTATCAGGAAAAAATGGTTTAAAAATAGACTACACAATGCAACCTATGCCTATATGGTCAATATGTTGGTCATGGGTTTTTGGCATGGTCTTAGTGTTAGCTACATTGTTTATGGTTTTTATCACGGTGTCTTGATGGCTGGATTTGAAGTGTATCAAAAGAAAAGCACTTTTTATAAGAAAAATAAAAACAAAAATTGGTATAAACTACTAAGTTGGTTTGTGACCATGAATTTGGTTATGATTGGTTTCTTTATCTTTTCAGGTGAACCCTATAAAATCTTACTTACGATTTTAAAGAGATAA
- a CDS encoding cysteine hydrolase family protein, translating into MVHTALLIIDMQKAFNNPIWGERNNPQAEQQALRVLAYFRKHALPVLHVQHISDNPQSQFHNKQNQEFKSGFEPVTAEPVFQKTVNSAFIGTNLETYLRKNQIFHLIVVGLTLPHCISTTTRMAANLGFRVTLLADATASFTLSNKNGQAISPETIHEINLLSLQDEFAQILTTEEFLTQVQV; encoded by the coding sequence ATGGTTCATACTGCTCTACTGATTATCGATATGCAAAAAGCATTTAATAACCCTATTTGGGGAGAACGGAACAACCCTCAAGCTGAACAACAAGCATTGAGGGTACTGGCATACTTTCGTAAACACGCTCTTCCAGTCTTACACGTTCAACACATATCTGACAATCCCCAGTCGCAATTTCATAACAAACAAAATCAGGAGTTTAAAAGTGGATTTGAACCAGTTACTGCAGAACCTGTCTTTCAAAAAACAGTTAATAGCGCCTTTATTGGAACAAATCTTGAAACCTATTTACGAAAAAATCAGATTTTTCATTTAATCGTTGTTGGTTTGACTCTGCCTCATTGTATATCTACTACGACACGAATGGCAGCAAATCTTGGTTTTAGAGTCACTTTACTAGCAGATGCTACTGCCAGTTTTACCCTATCTAACAAAAACGGTCAGGCCATCTCTCCTGAGACTATCCATGAGATTAACCTCCTTTCTCTACAAGATGAATTTGCTCAAATTCTTACTACAGAAGAATTTCTAACCCAAGTACAAGTATAA
- a CDS encoding helix-turn-helix domain-containing protein yields the protein MYLGDLMEKAESGQFSILSFLLQESQTTVKAVMEETGFSKATLTKYVTLLNDKALDSGLELNIHLEDENLRLSIGAATKGRDIRSLFLENAVKYQILVYLLYHQQFLAHQLAQELMISEATLGRHLASLNQILSEFDLSIQNGRWRGPEHQIRYFYFCLFRKVWSSQEWEGHMQKPERKQEIATLEEICGASLSSGQKLDLVLWAHISQQRLRVNACQFQVIEEKMRGYFDNIFYLRLHRKAPSFFAGQHLPLGTEDGEMMIFFSFLLSHRILPLHTMEYILGFGGQLADLLTQLIQEMKKEELLGDYTEDHVTYELSQLCGQVYLYKGYILQDRYKYQLENRHPYLLMEHDFRGTAEEIFHALPAFQQGTDLDRKILWEWLQLIEYMAENGGQHMRIGLDLTSGFLVFSRMAAILKRYLEYNRFITIEAYDCTRHYDLLVTNNPIHKKEQTPVYYLKNDLDLEDLAGIRQLLFT from the coding sequence ATGTATTTAGGAGACTTGATGGAAAAGGCTGAATCTGGCCAATTTTCAATCCTTTCCTTTCTATTACAAGAGTCTCAGACGACTGTCAAGGCTGTAATGGAGGAAACAGGATTTTCAAAAGCAACCCTAACCAAATATGTCACCCTTCTCAATGACAAGGCTTTGGATAGTGGCTTAGAGCTGAATATTCACTTAGAAGATGAAAATCTGCGTCTATCGATCGGTGCAGCGACCAAGGGGAGAGATATTCGGAGCTTGTTTTTGGAGAATGCTGTTAAATATCAGATTCTTGTTTATCTTCTCTACCACCAACAGTTTTTAGCCCATCAGCTGGCTCAAGAATTGATGATTAGTGAGGCTACGCTTGGTCGCCACTTAGCTAGTCTAAATCAGATTTTGTCAGAATTTGACTTATCCATCCAAAATGGACGGTGGCGAGGTCCAGAACATCAAATTCGCTATTTCTATTTCTGTCTTTTCCGCAAGGTTTGGTCCAGTCAGGAGTGGGAAGGTCACATGCAGAAACCAGAGAGAAAACAGGAGATTGCCACTTTAGAAGAAATCTGCGGTGCAAGTTTGTCTTCGGGTCAGAAATTGGACTTGGTTCTCTGGGCTCATATCAGTCAACAACGTCTCCGTGTCAATGCCTGTCAGTTTCAAGTGATAGAAGAGAAAATGCGAGGGTATTTTGACAATATTTTCTACCTTCGTTTGCATCGAAAGGCTCCGTCCTTTTTTGCTGGGCAACACCTTCCTCTAGGAACTGAGGACGGTGAGATGATGATTTTCTTCTCTTTCCTCCTATCCCATCGCATTCTTCCCCTTCATACTATGGAGTATATTCTTGGTTTTGGAGGGCAGTTGGCAGATTTACTGACACAATTGATTCAAGAAATGAAGAAGGAGGAGTTGCTGGGTGATTATACAGAGGATCACGTTACTTATGAACTCAGTCAGCTTTGTGGTCAAGTTTATCTATACAAGGGCTATATCTTACAGGATCGCTACAAGTACCAGTTAGAGAATCGTCATCCTTATTTGCTGATGGAACATGATTTTAGGGGAACGGCAGAGGAGATTTTTCATGCTCTACCGGCCTTTCAGCAGGGGACAGATTTAGATAGGAAAATTCTCTGGGAATGGCTCCAGTTAATCGAATATATGGCTGAAAATGGTGGTCAGCATATGCGGATTGGTCTGGATTTGACATCTGGTTTTCTTGTCTTTTCAAGGATGGCAGCCATTTTGAAACGGTATTTGGAATACAATCGTTTTATCACTATTGAAGCCTATGATTGTACTCGGCATTATGATTTGCTGGTTACCAATAACCCGATTCATAAGAAGGAACAGACCCCAGTTTATTATTTAAAAAATGACTTGGATTTGGAAGATTTGGCAGGGATTCGTCAGTTATTATTCACTTAA